In Canis aureus isolate CA01 chromosome 6, VMU_Caureus_v.1.0, whole genome shotgun sequence, one genomic interval encodes:
- the S100A9 gene encoding protein S100-A9: MADQMSQLECSIETIINIFHQYSVRLEHPDKLNQKEMKQLVKKELPNFLKKQKKNDNAINKIMEDLDTNGDKELNFEEFSILVARLTVASHEEMHKNAPEGEGHSHGPGFGEGSQGHCHSHGGHGHGHSH, translated from the exons ATGGCAGACCAGATGTCGCAGCTAGAATGTAGCATCGAGACCATCATCAACATCTTCCACCAGTACTCTGTGCGACTGGAGCATCCGGACAAACTCaaccagaaagaaatgaaacagctgGTGAAAAAGGAGCTGCCAAACTTCCTCAAG aagcagaagaagaatGACAACGCCATAAACAAGATCATGGAAGACCTGGACACGAACGGAGACAAGGAACTGAACTTTGAAGAGTTCTCCATCCTGGTGGCCAGGCTGACGGTGGCCTCGCATGAGGAGATGCACAAGAATGCCCCGGAGGGAGAGGGCCACAGCCATGGGCCAGGCTTTGGGGAGGGCAGCCAGGGCCACTGCCACAGCCACGGTGGCCATGGCCACGGCCACAGCCACTAA